CTGAAAGGCTATACTTAGTATGTAGTTTTCAGGTACTACATATTGCCTCTAAATTGCATGTCCTGCTCATTTCAAACAagcctaaaatataaaaactcggCTTTATTTATACTTCATTGCATACAATTATGTACAACAAACAAAAGATAAGTTACCCTACATCTAAGTCAGTTGGTCAGCATGAAATGTGTCTAGAATTCCCAACCACTAGATACAGCTTTAGAAAAGACCCCTCCCCTCTCTACAAATGCACATAAACAAAGACATGCAtcagtgaaaagaaagaaaaacaacctTTATGCATCCCACCAGAGAAATGAAGTAGttttcttgaaatccaaaaacTGTCCCTCCAgccaaaatttcttttatcacCACATGTCATTTGCACTTAAGCTGTATCATTATTCATGTGAGCAAACTAAACTTGGTTATAATTTGCAAGGTTGCATGTGACTTACTTGCTAGACCATCTAATCCACTCCAACAACAATAATTCAgcatttaaagaaagaaaaagaaaaagaaaactgacAGGTTAGTAATACCCCCCCCCTCCTCCCCTCTCATATAAGAAATTCTTATGTGCTTTCTATTCAAGAAAGCCTAAATTAGAATGACTGCAACAGAAATAGTCATAATTCATTTGATCTCTGTAAGAATGACTTTGCCTCGAATAAAAGCCAAcattgaagagagaaaaagggaGTTGAAAACTATAGTCTATAAGCCACAAAACCCGTCCCAATAGTTGATGCAAGAGAGGATACAGTAACAGAACAAGTAACTCAGAAACCATCAGATGCTACTCACAAAAGAACTGCATTTTAGGGCCACAAACATATAAATGTTGCTAAGATCATTGAAATGATGGTCTAACTCTGTACAACCTGAATATATGCAACGGATATACCAAGTGTGGCTAGTCAGTTAATCACATGaacaacaaaaattcaagaaaacatCATTTTTGCAGTTTGTGTAAAGCAATGTCCAAACTGTTCTATATAGAAATCTTGAAAACGAGAAATAAAACAAGAACATACCTACAAGATTTTCAGCAGAAAATTTTAGGCAAACAGACTTCAAATCCATAGCATGGTATCGATCAGCCAGGGCAAGAATCTTGGCAACAGAACTCACAGATATATCCTTGCAGAGTACAGCCTCACACATAAGTCTGAGTCTAGGTAAGTCATATCTGTCTGCTGCCTCCAACAATTTTGCAGTTAATGTGTCAAACACAGATATCACAGAAGTTGAACTAGAAGCAGAAAGTTCCTCGTCTTCAATTAGATCATCTTTGTATATGAAATGTAGCAAAGCCTGGACAATAGACATGCAAGAAGATATTAAAAAACACGGCCGAAAAATTCTCTTTCCCTCCATTGTAGGCCACACATATATTTACTATGAATGGCCCCTTTATATTTGATATccaaatatttcatgattttacAGGTACCAAAACTCATTTCACAGCTTAAATTTCATATCTGCTTGTTTTTGAGACAAGCATTACATTGTGAATAAACATGATGTTCTTCATACATATTTCATGACACATTTCTTTACAATCCCAAATAAGTCTCATAAATGTCATCAAAAACATCTAAGAGAGGGAAATGGTCAAATTAAAATCTTCTCTTGTCATTTCTGATCCTCAGCTCCATTCAGCAGTAAGCACTTTCTGAGATCAAATCAAAGGGCTTCGGAACTCCATGGGGTAACACTAATGATTTAGCTTCTGTGTTTTTCTGCAGCAGAGACTTGGCAAAATTCCCTGGCTGATAAACAGCAGTACTGAGAAGCTCGTTTGTTTTGGTACACTGTTATTTCAAAGGATACCTTGCTCTCCTATTCTGATGTTTATAACATTATCGTCCTTTgtaacccaaaaataaaaatagaaataaaactcAAGTTGAAGGATGTATCTTAGCGTAAAAACTCAATTCTATGCATTACAAGCGGATGATTAATAGAATATTTTAACCAAACTTGGCAAATTTTGAATTATGTCTGTATTTTGTCTACATAATTACTTAACTGACCTAAGACAAAACCTTCAAAGACTAACATAATCTTTAGAGCAAATAATTTCCACGACTGCACCAAAAATGTAAATTGAGCTCTAAAATAATGCATGCTTCAAACATATAATTCATTATTTAAAGGTAAAGCAGAACACTCCAAGAAATGATACCTTGAACACCTTAGGTTCTATATCTGAAATAACTATTTCGCTGTTATCTTCCTCCATTGCATCAAGAAGTTCATTTTCAAATACAGGAGACCGAGCAACCAATACCAACTTGTGAGCATGAAACTTTTGCCCTTGCACATTGAAAATGATATCAGAACAATCTTCATTCTCCAATAGCATACCAAAATGGTCTCCAATATCTGATTCAGGGACCTTTATAGAGTGCAATCTAGAGCAATCAGTTGCAGAAACCACAACACCAACAGTGCAGTGAATTTTCAAGCAATCATCTTTTAGAAAATCTGACGATTCAAGCATTGCTCGTCTGAAGAATCGCTTGTAACCCCTGGAGGGGGGCAAAGGGCACACATTTAGCTATAGGAACTGGAAACCATTCCATACGCTAACAACCaattccaacaaaataaaaggtaaaaacacTGAAAATTGTATCAGCAAAGAATCTATAGATCACTTAAAACTTTAGATGTTCTCAGCcgtaaaattgaaaatacagaAAATGCCATTTTATCACCAAAGTCAACTCTAATATTccatttcaataaataaaacagcATATATCCTCTTAATAGTATAGGAGAGTTCCAAATAGCGGAAGAGCATTAATCCCACAAAGTAAACCACACAAAGGAAGACCATGAAAAAACCAACAACAATTTAAGTGGCAGCGTCTCATCTGCAAGCGGGGCTCAGAATTAGATCACTCGGAAAATGCATTCGTACAAATTAGCACGGCTCATAAATAACATCAACCCGCCCGCAAACAAACtctattttaaattcaatcacTCTACTCTATCATGCAATTGATTCTACTCAAGATCCCAAGTTCTTCTGATGCCTAATTAGGAaactacaataaaaaagaaaaaaagaaaacccagaaTCTTATTATACCACATGCTGCCGCGATACTTGAGGGTATAGGGTCCACTCTCGAGGGAGCGATCAAAGTGACTATGAACTTTATGTTTGCCTTTACCACTCTGATCAATCAAGGTGAGCTCGAAAAGGGCACGAACATCGGTGCCTTCGCTAGCAAGAGCGATGAAAACAGAGACATAAGCGGAATGGTCTTCAGGGTTTTTGCCATCTGGGTAGAAATAAATTGCCCACTGATAACCACCAACAGTGAAAGTCTCGCTAGCTATGTGTTTCCCTACACCAATTCCTTTGGCTAATGAATAGCCTTGAATTGTGAATTTGTGGGACCCGTTTACTGTTTCTGTTATGGAGAGCGAAGAGGTCGGGGATGTGCATGCCGGTGGTGACGAGGTGGTGGGTGGCATTGAGAAAGGAGAAGGGAGCGTGTTGGGTGCTGGGAATTTGAGGGGAAGTTTTTTTCGatttttgaagaagaaagagagggtgtggtTAATTTTATAAAGAGAGGGTGGGGCCTGCCGGCCTGCATGATGAGGAACGATGGTGGGTGGTGGGCGTCCTTTCTTCTAAAGTTGTTTGATATATTACATTAAGGTTTTCAATTCTGAtaggtattttgtttttttaattgaaatgaaatgttttaattttgaaatattttaacatgctgttttgaaattgtattatatatataatttaataaattaattataaattatgcaatacaaatataatatcaaactaatataatttaaaatatttttaaataatcaagattaaatagatctttaacttaaacaaaatattaaaatattataaaagtaaaatgttttaacacaaatattttaaatataaaattagatcaatgttatcaaggctaatggaatctaaagcatcccttgttttcctcaaattcctacaaagtataaacatgaaaaaaaaataacatgaatataaaccatatatattagtgataaatctaattttaaaaaattaatattattgttaataaaaatagtaataataattttaaatattattattaatattattgttattgaaaatagtaatgaaaatgagttttttatgcttgggtgatttaattaatgaaattgaacaaggttaaatttgattcaatgacttttcaagagcggaacggaataTGTGGAATGGAACTGGAACATTCCAGCCGAAATTTAGCTAAAAAATCCAGAACGAaccaagatttaaaatgagatgaaaattattCCGTTTtattccgttttttgaattgatatggaATGTTTTGGTCATTTTAGACGAAAcagaacgga
This genomic interval from Populus nigra chromosome 11, ddPopNigr1.1, whole genome shotgun sequence contains the following:
- the LOC133668441 gene encoding BTB/POZ and MATH domain-containing protein 4-like isoform X1, with product MPPTTSSPPACTSPTSSLSITETVNGSHKFTIQGYSLAKGIGVGKHIASETFTVGGYQWAIYFYPDGKNPEDHSAYVSVFIALASEGTDVRALFELTLIDQSGKGKHKVHSHFDRSLESGPYTLKYRGSMWGYKRFFRRAMLESSDFLKDDCLKIHCTVGVVVSATDCSRLHSIKVPESDIGDHFGMLLENEDCSDIIFNVQGQKFHAHKLVLVARSPVFENELLDAMEEDNSEIVISDIEPKVFKALLHFIYKDDLIEDEELSASSSTSVISVFDTLTAKLLEAADRYDLPRLRLMCEAVLCKDISVSSVAKILALADRYHAMDLKSVCLKFSAENLVAVVQSDGFEYLKENCPLLQSELLKTVAGCEEDVSGGGKSRSVWGQFSDGGDTNDRSVRQPWENGGERSQNLWAQPENSNGRSPRQEE
- the LOC133668441 gene encoding BTB/POZ and MATH domain-containing protein 4-like isoform X2 — protein: MPPTTSSPPACTSPTSSLSITETVNGSHKFTIQGYSLAKGIGVGKHIASETFTVGGYQWAIYFYPDGKNPEDHSAYVSVFIALASEGTDVRALFELTLIDQSGKGKHKVHSHFDRSLESGPYTLKYRGSMWGYKRFFRRAMLESSDFLKDDCLKIHCTVGVVVSATDCSRLHSIKVPESDIGDHFGMLLENEDCSDIIFNVQGQKFHAHKLVLVARSPVFENELLDAMEEDNSEIVISDIEPKVFKALLHFIYKDDLIEDEELSASSSTSVISVFDTLTAKLLEAADRYDLPRLRLMCEAVLCKDISVSSVAKILALADRYHAMDLKSVCLKFSAENLLLCSLMVLSI